The Miscanthus floridulus cultivar M001 chromosome 7, ASM1932011v1, whole genome shotgun sequence genome includes a region encoding these proteins:
- the LOC136465070 gene encoding uncharacterized protein — protein sequence MDDPFPAFDLNVRIEQDDDSNLPFNLNEPILEDQRYCFVVSFDLNLPLDEFGAVDFDYVQNLSEHVAPFEANHQRKDMTEDVRKQIYQSLLARSKNGKLGNKDTTIVADQFGVHIRIVQRLWKQGKIQLANNIPVVVASRKKGRSGRKAIPLDLERLRNIPLKQRMTIEDVSSKLGISKARIQRYLKKCLLRCHSSSIKPYLTDANKKTRLKWCVDMIEQGLVNDPKFKDLFDFVFIDEKWFYLSQKSEKYYLLSEEDDPHRTYLGFLELFKLFNTRRMQKQLKILFQPCNRHS from the exons ATGGATGATCCGTTCCCTGCCTTTGATCTGAATGTTCGTATAGAACAAGATGATGACAGCAACCTTCCCTTCAATCTCAACGAGCCAATATTGGAGGATCAACGGTATTGT TTTGTTGTTTCCTTTGATTTGAACTTGCCACTTGATGAATTTGGTGCTGTTGACTTCGATTATGTACAAAACCTCTCAG AACATGTTGCTCCCTTTGAAGCAAACCATCAAAGAAAAGACATGACAGAAGACGTCAGAAAACAAATTTATCAATCATTGTTGGCTAGAAGCAAGAATGGGAAACTAGGCAACAAAGATACAACAATCGTTGCTGATCAGTTTGGAGTGCACATTCGGATAGTTCAGCGCTTATGGAAGCAAGGTAAAATCCAACTTGCAAATAACATTCCGGTTGTGGTTGCTAGTCGAAAGAAGGGTAGAAGTGGTCGTAAGGCAATCCCTCTAGATTTGGAACGATTGCGCAACATTCCTCTCAAGCAAAGAATGACCATAGAAGATGTGTCTAGTAAACTTGGTATTAGCAAAGCTAGGATACAAAGATATTTGAAAAAATGTTTGCTTAGGTGccactctagtagcatcaaaCCATACCTCACAGATGCTAACAAGAAGACTAGGTTGAAGTGGTGTGTTGATATGATTGAGCAAGGTTTGGTTAATGATCCAAAATTTAaggatttgtttgactttgtgttcattgatgaaaaATGGTTCTACCTCTCTCAAAAatctgaaaaatattatttgctaTCCGAGGAAGATGACCCACATCGCACTT ATTTGGGTTTTTTAGAGCTATTCAAGCTATTCAATACAAGAAGGATGCAAAAACAATTAAAGATCTTGTTCCAGCCGTGCAACAG GCATTCTTAG
- the LOC136462563 gene encoding protease inhibitor HPI-like, whose amino-acid sequence MSVPIPGRSSWPELVGVLATLAATAIAHDRPDVSVEVRPPGSPIIPPEDPNYNPTRVRVFIDSNGIVNQVPVIG is encoded by the coding sequence ATGAGCGTGCCGATCCCCGGGAGGTCGTCGTGGCCGGAGCTGGTGGGCGTGCTGGCGACACTGGCGGCGACGGCGATCGCCCACGACAGGCCGGACGTGTCCGTCGAGGTGCGCCCGCCGGGGTCGCCGATCATCCCGCCGGAGGACCCGAACTACAACCCCACGCGCGTCCGCGTCTTCATCGACAGCAACGGCATTGTCAACCAGGTCCCCGTCATCGGCTAG